Proteins co-encoded in one Metabacillus sp. KUDC1714 genomic window:
- the iolE gene encoding myo-inosose-2 dehydratase, with protein MSNQKISWGIAPIGWRNDDIPEIGKENTLSHLLSDIVVAGFQGTEVGGFFPEAKVLNKELKLRNLRIAGQWFSSFLIRDGLEEVAKEFHKHCAYLQEVNAAVAVVSEQTYSIQGTDKNVFTEKPTFTDEEWIGLCQGLNELGKIAEQYDLKLVFHHHMGTGVQTIEEIDRLMEHTDPKHVHLLYDTGHIYVSDGDYTALLNKHIKRIKHVHFKDVRATILKQCEDNGHSFLQSFLNGMFTVPGDGCIDFTEVYQVLLDYNYQGWVVIEAEQDPSIAHPLEYALIARKYIDEKILKKTALA; from the coding sequence ATGAGTAATCAAAAGATTAGTTGGGGCATTGCTCCTATTGGATGGCGAAATGATGACATTCCGGAAATTGGAAAAGAAAATACATTGTCACACCTATTAAGCGATATCGTTGTAGCTGGATTTCAAGGTACTGAAGTTGGTGGTTTCTTTCCTGAAGCAAAGGTGTTAAATAAAGAGCTAAAGCTGCGAAACTTACGTATAGCTGGTCAATGGTTTAGTAGTTTTCTTATCCGTGATGGGCTTGAAGAGGTAGCTAAAGAATTTCATAAGCATTGTGCTTATTTACAGGAAGTAAATGCAGCTGTAGCAGTTGTATCTGAACAAACATATAGCATCCAAGGTACAGATAAGAATGTCTTCACTGAAAAACCGACATTCACTGATGAAGAATGGATTGGATTATGCCAAGGACTAAATGAACTTGGGAAAATCGCTGAACAATATGACTTAAAATTAGTATTTCATCATCATATGGGTACTGGTGTTCAAACAATCGAGGAAATTGATCGCCTTATGGAACATACAGATCCAAAACATGTACATTTACTTTATGATACAGGTCATATTTACGTGTCTGATGGTGATTATACAGCTTTATTAAATAAGCACATTAAACGTATCAAACATGTTCATTTTAAAGATGTGAGAGCAACAATCTTAAAACAATGTGAGGACAATGGTCATTCCTTTTTACAATCCTTTTTAAATGGCATGTTTACTGTACCAGGTGATGGATGTATCGATTTTACAGAAGTATACCAAGTTTTATTGGATTACAACTATCAAGGATGGGTTGTAATTGAAGCTGAACAAGATCCATCCATTGCCCACCCATTGGAATATGCTTTGATAGCAAGAAAATATATAGACGAAAAAATACTTAAAAAAACAGCTTTGGCGTAA
- a CDS encoding Gfo/Idh/MocA family protein, with protein MTIRFGVIGTGAIGREHIKRIQNKLSGGEIVAVTDVNQASAKDVVERFELDAAVYPDDKALISAENVDAVLVTSWGPAHEASVLAAIEAGKYVFVEKPLATTGEGCMRIVEAEMKHGKRLVQVGFMRRYDSGYVQLKEAIDNNFIGEPLMIRCAHRNPEVGENYTTDMAIHDTLIHEIDVLHWLVNDDYKTVQVTYPKKSKHALEHLKDPQIVTLETNGGIVITAEIFVNCKYGYDIQCEVIGDEGIVSLPEFQSISFRKNATFGTNVLNDWKDRFIDAYDKELQDFMDSIKKTGEPNGPTSWDGYIAAVTADAAIKAQDSGEKEVVSLVEKPDFYNQYQTI; from the coding sequence ATGACAATTAGGTTTGGAGTTATTGGTACTGGTGCAATTGGTAGAGAACATATTAAGCGTATTCAAAATAAATTATCCGGTGGGGAAATTGTCGCCGTGACTGATGTTAACCAAGCTTCTGCAAAAGATGTCGTTGAAAGATTTGAATTAGATGCAGCGGTTTATCCTGATGATAAAGCTCTTATTTCAGCTGAAAACGTTGATGCTGTTCTGGTAACAAGCTGGGGCCCAGCACATGAAGCAAGTGTATTGGCTGCAATTGAAGCAGGGAAATATGTATTCGTTGAAAAGCCGCTTGCGACAACAGGAGAAGGGTGCATGAGAATTGTCGAAGCTGAAATGAAACATGGAAAGCGCCTTGTTCAAGTAGGCTTTATGCGCCGTTATGATAGCGGTTATGTACAATTAAAAGAAGCGATTGATAACAACTTCATTGGAGAACCTTTAATGATTCGTTGTGCACACCGAAATCCAGAAGTAGGTGAAAACTATACAACTGATATGGCTATTCATGATACGTTAATTCATGAAATTGATGTTCTGCATTGGTTAGTCAATGATGATTATAAAACAGTGCAGGTTACTTATCCGAAGAAATCAAAGCATGCATTAGAGCATCTTAAAGATCCACAAATTGTAACATTAGAAACAAATGGTGGTATTGTCATCACTGCTGAAATATTTGTTAATTGTAAGTATGGATATGACATTCAGTGTGAGGTAATTGGTGATGAAGGAATTGTAAGCTTACCAGAGTTCCAAAGTATTTCCTTCCGCAAAAATGCTACATTTGGTACGAACGTGTTAAATGATTGGAAGGATCGATTTATTGATGCGTATGATAAAGAATTACAAGACTTCATGGATTCAATTAAGAAAACAGGTGAGCCAAACGGACCAACTTCATGGGATGGATATATTGCAGCTGTAACTGCAGATGCAGCGATTAAAGCACAGGATTCAGGTGAGAAGGAAGTTGTTTCGCTTGTAGAAAAACCAGATTTCTATAACCAGTATCAAACAATCTAA
- the iolI gene encoding 2-keto-myo-inositol isomerase, giving the protein MKLCFNEATTLENSNLAKDLEFCEKHGYDYIEIRTMDKLPEYLKDHSIDDLANYFQTNHIKPLALNALVFFNNRDEAGYKNIINEYKDMLEVAKKIGAQYIVAVPLVTEEKILKKDIKNSCVEVLKELSDLAEPYGVKIALEFVGHPQCTVNTFGQAYDIVEAVNRENVGVVFDCFHFHAMGSDFADLNKADISKIFILHIDDTEDFPIGFLTDEDRVWPGLGAIDLDRMLSILKEKGYSGAVSVEIFRPEYYKLGAEEAIKTAKETTLEVVSKHYDLGIAAK; this is encoded by the coding sequence ATGAAATTATGTTTTAATGAAGCTACTACATTAGAAAATTCTAATCTTGCAAAGGACTTAGAATTTTGTGAGAAACACGGTTATGATTATATTGAAATCCGTACGATGGACAAATTGCCAGAGTACTTAAAAGATCACTCAATTGATGATTTGGCTAATTATTTTCAAACAAATCATATTAAGCCTTTAGCTTTAAACGCCTTAGTTTTCTTCAATAATCGTGATGAAGCAGGATATAAGAATATTATTAATGAATATAAGGATATGTTGGAGGTTGCTAAAAAGATAGGAGCTCAATATATTGTAGCGGTGCCATTAGTTACCGAAGAAAAGATCTTGAAAAAAGATATAAAAAATAGTTGTGTTGAAGTGTTAAAAGAGCTTTCTGATCTTGCCGAACCATATGGAGTTAAAATAGCATTGGAATTCGTTGGTCATCCACAATGTACAGTTAATACATTCGGGCAAGCGTACGATATTGTTGAGGCTGTAAATCGTGAAAATGTTGGAGTAGTTTTTGATTGCTTCCATTTCCATGCGATGGGATCTGATTTTGCCGATCTTAATAAAGCTGATATCTCTAAAATTTTTATTTTGCATATTGATGATACTGAAGATTTTCCAATTGGCTTCTTAACTGATGAAGATAGAGTGTGGCCTGGTTTAGGTGCAATTGATTTAGATCGTATGCTTTCAATATTGAAAGAAAAAGGGTATTCAGGAGCTGTTTCAGTTGAAATATTCAGACCAGAATATTATAAGTTAGGCGCTGAAGAAGCAATTAAAACTGCTAAAGAAACAACACTTGAAGTTGTTTCAAAGCATTATGATCTAGGGATAGCTGCCAAATAA